ATTCGTCCAGTATTTAAGTGCTATTTtattaattaataaatatttcataacTTTAGTTTTTGTATTTAAGCAGTACAATGGCATTTTAACGAAACTGTTTCAGCTTggatttttgagaaaaaataattttgttttgctttttatttatttataatgaagAGAGTGTTATGGTTATTGTTTCTGTGTCGGGTTCTCTCTTGAATAACTTGGCAATATATTTCTTGCAATCATGGGAAATCAACATGTAGATAAATGGATCCAATATGGAGTTCACAAAAGCCAAAGTAAAAAACACATACTCCACGTCCAGTGCATATTTCCAGCCATCCAGCGCACCGCTGGCTTTTATTAGTGCAAATGTAGATAAGGGTAGCCAGCAAGCCATAAAGGCACAGACAGACAACACAGCAATTCGTAGAATTTTCCTTTCGTTAtctaacattttgttttttttctgttttgatttCTTCTCCTTTACCCAATTAGATGTTGATGGTTCCGATAGATTTGTCCAGGTTATGTCTGATTTGGCAAGTTTTCTTTTCTGCTCTCTTATTGATGCATATATGCTCCAATAGCAGTAACAAAAACCAAACGATACCACGTACGTTGACAAGGGAAACAAAATGGTTTCAAATTTGTTATTTTCCTCTACTGTTAGAGTAAATTTCATGGCACAATAGTAACCAGTGACAAAAACCAGAGCGACAAGCCAGATGCAGTAACAAATGTTAATGGCAATTCTCCTTGTGATCTTTCTGTAAAACAATGGCTTTCTCGCTGCAAGCATTCTTACAACTGTAAAAGTCATAAGATTTAAAACTGAGAGCAGCAATGACAACCTCAACATGAAGTTTTTAGTCACATGAAGGGATTCCAAAAGAACTTTATTTCCTTTgtactttgtttttaaaagaaatgcgAACACTTTAACCATGATGATCATAAATCCGACCATTATATCGGAGATGGATAAATTTAGAATAAACACCAAAGAAGGAGACAAGACTCTCTGCATATTAGTCTTGAACATCACTACAATCTCAAGTATGTTTAATATTATTATCAATGCTGCATTTACTGGACTGATGTAGGTAAAAATAATAGCATTAAGCTTCATGTTGAAGCTGTGCAACTTTATCTAAAGTTGCATTTAATACTTTTCCACTTCTCCTTTAACTATATTAATAACAATaatgtttgaaaaatttttcttaaatactCTAATCAAATAACAAAAGATCGAAAATAGAAtttcaatttaaaatatataaaccgTTTTTTATTAGCTAATTTTCCTGTGAGAAACAGGTGATTCTTGAAGTCACGTTTTTCTTAGGAATGCATAGAGAAATAAAATGATTTGAGTAAAAAATGTATCTAAAACTAATGCAACGAGGGAGTTTAACTTTTGCAGGTGCGTGAAGCCGGTAAACAACGTAAAAAAGGCGTTGATATGGAACGCCAAGGCTGCCTTATTCGATGATTTCATTCGGTCATAAAACACTATTTGTCGCTAATTGTAttcgattttgttaaaattcattcgattttgtaaaaattcattcgattatgcgctaaattcattcgattatgcgctaagttcattcgattatgcgctgaattcattcgattatgcgatgaattcattcgattatgcgatgaattcattcgattatgcgatgaattcattcgattatgcgctgtttgcatgtgataaattattcgatgcgctgaattcatgcgctaaattattcgatgcgctgtttgcatgcgctaaattattcgatgcgctgtttgcatgcgctaaattattcgatgcgctgaattcatgcgctaaattattcgatgcgctgtttgcatgcgataaattattcgatgcgctgaattcatgcgctaaattattcgatgcgctgtttgcatgcgataAATTATTCGATAGTTTTGGCGCctcaatcaaaattaaaattaaaaaatggtaacCTCTGAATTTCTTAGAAAATTAACAATTTCGCGGGAACACTTTACCATAGTGTTACGATTAAGCGTCAGTCTAATCTTGCAAAGTACATCGAAAATTTCTGAAGAAACTACGGAACATTTATTCTCCTATAATATAAGAAAATGAATACAAACGATAagagctaaaatataaaaaatattctctctgaataaaacaaaaattaagtgtCCCTTTGGAAAGGGACACCGTAAACAAAACGAAGTTTACAAGTAAACAACTACCAATTATAAAATAAGTTTTGAATCAGTGAAAAGGTAACGAAAGAAAGCATAAATGTTTGCATTTAATCACAAGAGTTAAGTTCCTAATAGgcataaataataaaactgtCGACGACTtttaaatttgtccaaaaaatcGACTAGAAAAGGCTAAGTCATATAAACCGAACAGAGCGTTTTCGTCTGGAAGGGAAATAGCATTACTTTCCATTGGTAATTGCAATTGATTAATGCAAGTGTTACTTGTCGGAAGAAATCGACCTTCTTCCATCACCGGAACAAATTTTATCGAAGGGGCCAGTGCAAATCCTAACAAAGGCTCTTCTTCACTTCCAGTGACAAACCTTAGTACATCGGGAAGCGAAACACCCGAACGTTTTCCACCTAAACAGTAACAAAAATAGAAAGTTTATATATAGATATTTCTTCCGCAcataatttcttcccttaaggtagcAGAAGCCAGCTTCCTTTGTGAAACTCTGctcatacaaaataaaaaatgtttggctATTTAGTTTATAGAAAAGCGGAGCGAGCGCGTGGAAATTTAAATTTGACACTTACCATGTGCTTGCCTCAAATATTTCATTAATGACGGATAAAGCTTTTTCTGCCTGTAATGTTCGTTTGACCCTTCAGCTGCCCATTTTGGCTGAAGCAAGTTGACcagttttttaaaagtgaaagtagcattAGGATTGGGTCGGAAAAGGTGTAGCATGATAGGAAAGGCTTCCACAATCTGAAAGCAATGATAACTAATTATAATGATAAATAAACTCATTGAGTGTAGATGTAAATACAATGCTCAACAGATCTTTTCCTTATGTATTTActtaccgtatttcctctattAACGCCCCCTCTAATAAACCTTAAAATGCTGAATTTAGGTATTAGAAAACAGACGGAtaagaggaaatacggtatgtTAAGAGAAAGCTTTATGAGAAAAAGCTTCTTTTAGAGAAAcatccaaaaatatataatacaaacTTGGAAAATTCCAAGATCCTTGAAAGCTCTTCGGAGTTCATTGAATTTGCCAGGTTCttcgttaaaaaatattttttgcaggtCATCTTCTTCCAAAAACTGTGGAAATGGACCATTCTGAAGCAAACTCAagcctaaaaaaataagaataaacactcattttcatagaatatttatctttttagatttttttttagtttttaagaagctcacaacaacaagaaatgtttttgtgttccttttttcaatttctCACAGTGGTATAACGCTGAGTGTAATTACGTACCAAAAACTATTCCAATATCATAATAATCACTTAAAGGAAACAAGTTTATTTCACAATCAAagtatttttctttgatttctcTTATTATCTGTTGAAAAAACTCTTTTCTTGGCCCTCCATAATCTTCTGCcaactaaaaatataataatataaatgataaataatataatataatgatTACACAAACATGTctggtaaaataaacaaattaactgatgaacaaaaaaacaatcttaATATTAAACatgaagataaaaataataCTCTTTCCTACCTCACCATAAAACTGCACAGATAAACAAATCAACTTATTTTGCAGTTCCCGTATCTCTTCTAAACCAGTTTCAATAAGATTGGCCCGATCAACCATGATAAAATTTGTTGGTCTGTCATCATGAACCGCAATATCAGTTATTTCTAAACTTCGACCTTGAACTAACTTCTGCTGCATATACCGTAATATCTCGACTGGTGAATTCACTTGATTATCAATGCAATAACTGATGATGTTGTTAATGTTTGCATTGAGATCAAATTCTTCGTTGTTATTAGCATTATCCTGCTTTTGATCTCTTGTTTCTGGAATGTACTCATAGCTTATTCGAAAAGCAGATTCAGTTTCAGTTATTTCATTGTTTTCCTCTTCATGGGTCACCTCATTTGATAACACAGGGGGTAATGCAACTTCTGAATCATCACTAGATTCATAGTATGGCATGCATAACTCAGTATGTTGTCTCAGTTCTTCGAGACAAAACTCctcaaaacaatttaaacatttttctttgatagAAGTTGTTACTGTACTTGCCTTTTGCAGAGGTATTACCGACAACGACTTTTGAATTGGACGTATATAAATCTTTCCTTGTCCTATGGTAGCTTTCAAAGATATGGAATTTAGTTTGCAATTCAAAGGTTCAAGGATCCTGCAATTTGGGATACATTTTAATAACTCAAACCCGCCACAATGTTTTAAAGTTGGAAAACCTTCAGTTTCTCCATTCTCTTTGTTTTGTGCATCTGCCATTAATTTGGTGTAAACGTCAGTCTCATCATCATCAATATCAaaagaaatcttttttaaacCAAGGCCAGCATTATGTAGCACTTGCTTTTCTGAAGGTGTTGGTAATTTTGTTCTTGTTCTGTCAGCTAAGCAGACAAACTGGCCTGTCCAAGttcttttctttgctttttttgatCTACCATTTGGTTTACTACTGCTGCTGCTTCTGCTGCAGTTTCCATTTGTCTGTCTTGCATATGGCGCGAATAGTGTTCTTCTCTCTTCTCTGATTCTACTGGACGGGCCTTCCCTActattagaatttttttgacGACACATGTCCTTAAGACGGATCCTGTCACCCAACCTTTGCACTCCCAGACGTTTCAGATCCTCATCCGTAGCAGCCATAACAATATTGATATCCACCTTTTCTTCATTAAATCGGGGGAGAAGGTTTAATAAACCTATGTCAGTAAGAATATTTTCGATAGAAGCCATGTATACTATTAGTTGTTGCTAAAGAAGAAAGACAGTATTATATGATAGTATCCCCATAGAAATctgtaatttaaataataatattttttgttaaagaaatatagctttatgcattttaaaaagaacttttcaATCATTTAAGATGCAATCAAATTACTTTAAGATACAGGGTGCCACAGGAAGAATTTGTTTGAACATAAAACTTACAACATATATAAAGGCTCTTATATATATACACCatgttaataacaaaaaaacaattcaaatcCAGTTAATATAGTTCTTCAACAAGAAGAAaagtaaagaagaaaataatatatatatatactatttacATGGATTATATATATGTAACATAGACAACTTTCTGAGccctcaaaacaaaacaaattctgAACTTGGTTCTCAGTTCATAACTTAATTTTGATGAGTTAATTTTCCAGTTCACATTAAGCGAAGTGAGAATGTATCCAAAAAAttactcataaaaaataaatcaatcaaaatacacCAAAATTCACAACTTTCAATGTCAGATTATTATTCTTGgatatatttttctattatatcCAGAGCCCGTAAATAGCTGTTAATTCCACTGTTCTCATGTTTAGAATCATCCGTTATAGTTTCTGAAAGCtcttgaaaacaattttgacttATCTGCTGATGAAAAACAAAGATTGGTCTCTCATTCTCCTCAGGTTCTTCCTCTTCAGTGGATAAATAGCCTTCTACTCCATAAAGTTGATCAACCTCATGAGGGGCAATACCCACAGGATTGGTCATCTGTCCAGAAACCCACAATCTGATGGGAGAAGAGTTGACTGTTCTCAATCGGTGAGTAGACCATGCTTGTCTCCACCATTCAAGCTTAGCAACAATTAGgggcatatatatataatgcaaTGCAGACAAATGCAATCCATTTGTCGCATCTAAAATACCTTTGTCTTCCATAAAGTAAAACAGGTTATAGAAATAAGACAACACTCCACTAAAAATGTCTCTCCAAAGTCTTTCCACTCTTTGGTTGTGTGTACTTTTACCTGCTATCACACTTCGCCTGTCAGTTCCACGCTTTTCTAGCATGTAATCTGCTACGAGAACATTTTCCTTCCCTTTGTCACACCTCAATCTGCTTGGAAGACCATATTCGCCGACTGCGAATTGAAAACATTGAAGAATAGTGTCCGATTTATTGTTATCGGTGCAAAATAAACCGACAGGTAACCGGCTAAACCCATCAACGATCCCAGTAGTTATAAAATACCAGCGCACCAATTTGTGGTTTGTGTCTATATGCCACAAGTGGTTTGGCCCTTGCACGTTATAGATTCGACGGTGCAGCCTCCTTTTGCTTCTAAACTGAATACCATCTTTATCAATTCTCTGCAAACTTTCTCTTAGCACTTGCCTTTGAATTCGTATCCCACGTTCCCTTAACAGTTCTCGTAACATAACTTCGCCACAATTAGGAAACTCTTGAGTCACAGTGCTCAGAATTGAATCACACTCTTCATTAGACATTTCTGTAAAGTTATGCTTTTTAAGCCCATACTCTTCCATTCTTCTATAAATTGTTCTTTCTGAAACGCATAAGATATTGCTGATCTCCGAAATAAGACAGCCGTCATTGAGTAGGTTTTGTAGGACTTCTTCAGGTATTAGGAATTTTGGAGCTCCTCCATTTTCCCACTTTAACTTTTGTGGTTTAATTCCACCAAAGCTGCAAAATTTTACCCTCAAGTTCATTATAACTCCATTATCTGTTACACCTAAGCTTTCGAAATgctttagagaaagctttggTATCAAATCAGCGGTTATATTTTCTTCACTAAACTTCAAAATAAGGTGTTTCAATCCAAGTTTCTTTAATATAGCTCGTGTTCTTTCGTCAGCCATATTAATTTTGTAATCCTTGAGTTTTGATTGAGGCGCCAAAACTATCGAATAATTtatcgcatgcaaacagcgcatcgaataatttagcgcatgcaaacagcgcatcgaataatttatcgcatgcaaacagcgcatcgaataatttagcgcatgaattcagcgcatcgaataatttatcgcatgcaaacagcgcatcgaataatttagcgcatgcaaacagcgcatcgaataatttagcgcatgcaaacagcgcatcgaataatttagcgcatgaattcagcgcatcgaataatttatcacatgcaaacagcgcataatcgaatgaattcatcgcataatcgaatgaattcatcgcataatcgaatgaattcatcgcataatcgaatgaattcagcgcataatcgaatgaacttagcgcataatcgaatgaatttagcgcataatcgaatgaatttttacaaaatcgaatgaattttaacaaaatcgaaTACAATTAGCGACAAATAGTGTTTTATGACCGAATGAAATCATCGAATAAGGCAGCCTTGGCGTTCCATACGTTGACCACAGTTATACAATATCCACATTTTTAACAATCCACTAAACCATCGTAAAGGTAAAAAATAGGTAAGGTTAGTGTGCAAAAATTGGAACTGTTTAAATTTTGAACTAATTGATCTAAGAAAAACTGTTTACGAAGATTTACCGCACTTTAATAAATATGTAAGAAgtggaaaaatttttttcattctaaCTTTTCCTTTTCGACTATCATTTCCGATTAACCAGATCTTCTTAGATCTTAATTGGCAAATCCGTAACTGCGCGTGTCTTACATATAAGCATTCAAATAATCGATTGTGGTGTTATATTAAAATTTGGTTGTTCTTTTGCAGTATAATATGTCCGAGACTACAGATTAATTAACGCACTGATGTGAACATCAATTGTtgtgtatataaaaaaacaaacaactttaATCCGAACACATCTAGGAGTTATCTATCATAAAGAGCTGTTGAAGAATTTTAAGATGCTTTTGCTTTCtcctttaaacatttatttttatttactttcccAACATTTTATGACGAACATTATATAATTGTTTACATGATTTACTTGTGAGGGATAAGCTGAGTTAAAACTTGGTTTATTTATGCAGATTAGGCATTAAATAgtgcaaaaataattcaaaaaaagttgtATTCGCATTATATTACATTATAGTCTATATAAAAAAGCTTATCGCTACAAAAGCATCTGAGATTGCTCATTGGTCTCAGCACTTAATGACTGAGTTGCTAAGATTGAAAAAGTTTTTACACTATAATATTGAGatcaaataacttttttaacatCTGCACTGAAATCAAAAAACCAATTAAGCAACTTTTAGTATAACCATTATTCCAATTGTGTCCTTCTCCCGCCTCTGACTGCTACGACTCTTAAACATAGTTGACTGATAAAGAAAATTATTGTCTCTTTGTGCGGGCCTTTCTTCTTTTAGGACTTTAGCTAGAAGTCACTCCATCAAAGTAAGTTTACCCcatttttatgctttttcaTTTAAAGTAAGTCCAAAAGTATTAACCATTCAAATTTGGGCAAGTCATGCGCTCCAATTTACATCGAAGAtaatgttattgttattgtctCTCCTTctgattttttgtcaaataatttggaaatgtattttttacaatGATGGGAAATCACCATGTAGATAAATTGATTCAATATGGAGTTTAAAAAAGCCGAAGTAAAAAACACATACTCCACGTCTAGTGTGTTTCCACCCATCCAGCACACTTATTAATGCAAATGTAATCGCGGTCAAATAATGCAATGAAAAAACAGGTTCTTTTTGACCAACCTAGTGTACTCCTGCACAGAGTTCTTTTGTTAGAAGCGTTTCATAAGGAACTGAGGTTCGTGTCCAAAGTTTACAGGAAGTCCTGAGACTGCCAGACagatatattcttttttgttacAAATACCGTTTCAATTGACTTTTGTTTGATATGCGTCAATCCTATTCTCTTGGATTTCATTTGTTCAAAAAGATTTGGAAATAAACGTTTATGCTAATCTTAGAAGTGTCTGAGATCAAGCATTTACAGACTTTGATAGGAGAAAATTAGGAAACGTAACTGCATCAATCAGAAGCAAAATTAATGTTCATTCTTCTTAAATCTTTTTGGTTCAGAAAATCTGTTGACATTCATCGTGAGTCTATTATAGAACACATTAAAAGGAGTTTGTTATTGGTATAAAATTACAAATCCCCAATTAACATTCGGGTGTAATAAAATTTGACCTAGAAAGACCGGCTTGATATGAATCCCAATACAAGAACATAAGACGCCCGGAGAGGACTGGTTTGACGTAATGAAACTGAAAATTGaaaagcaaaaatttaatttgagttttcaattattttttcttgatcttttttgagttttaaatttttgttttttcaatttccaatttttaaattaaattaaaaatcaaaatcatccgctaattttaatttttgactaaaataattttgatttttgattttcaaattaaattaaaagtcaaaattagcaactatttttgatttttaacttttaatttagtttactccctgggtacaaaAGAGGAAATATTctcagcattttttttattagggtAATGATGCAATGATAATACATCGATTGAGATtataacaaaagttattacctCAATcgtaaaacttattttattcattaaATGAAGATAAAAGAATTACAGAGGAAAAAGATGGGTTTTTTTTCACGATTATAATCGTGTAAACGAATAACAAACCTTATAACAAAGAAACGGTTGTATCAACGTACGGCTGGTTTAAGAAAAAGACATtggatttaattttgtttgtgaCATTTAGGGACAAagtgctttaaaaaatattataagccTTTGATAAAAACTAGGTCAGACCATATACATATAATGGAAGAGAAAGATACACAACGCGATAATTTCCCTATTGTTCAAACGAACAATGCGGAGGAGGCTCGTCACTGGGTTCCACTAATGACCGATTCTTTCAGTGTAGAATGCTGATAATTTTTCTTGTAAAAGATTAGGAAAATACCATAATTCCTCATTATAATCCCCAGAATTTCTCAAGGTTTTAAACAGGGGCTCAATAGAAGG
The genomic region above belongs to Hydractinia symbiolongicarpus strain clone_291-10 chromosome 4, HSymV2.1, whole genome shotgun sequence and contains:
- the LOC130642233 gene encoding G-protein coupled receptor 15-like, whose product is MKLNAIIFTYISPVNAALIIILNILEIVVMFKTNMQRVLSPSLVFILNLSISDIMVGFMIIMVKVFAFLLKTKYKGNKVLLESLHVTKNFMLRLSLLLSVLNLMTFTVVRMLAARKPLFYRKITRRIAINICYCIWLVALVFVTGYYCAMKFTLTVEENNKFETILFPLSTYVVSFGFCYCYWSIYASIREQKRKLAKSDITWTNLSEPSTSNWVKEKKSKQKKNKMLDNERKILRIAVLSVCAFMACWLPLSTFALIKASGALDGWKYALDVEYVFFTLAFVNSILDPFIYMLISHDCKKYIAKLFKREPDTETITITLSSL
- the LOC130641188 gene encoding uncharacterized protein LOC130641188, which encodes MASIENILTDIGLLNLLPRFNEEKVDINIVMAATDEDLKRLGVQRLGDRIRLKDMCRQKNSNSREGPSSRIREERRTLFAPYARQTNGNCSRSSSSSKPNGRSKKAKKRTWTGQFVCLADRTRTKLPTPSEKQVLHNAGLGLKKISFDIDDDETDVYTKLMADAQNKENGETEGFPTLKHCGGFELLKCIPNCRILEPLNCKLNSISLKATIGQGKIYIRPIQKSLSVIPLQKASTVTTSIKEKCLNCFEEFCLEELRQHTELCMPYYESSDDSEVALPPVLSNEVTHEEENNEITETESAFRISYEYIPETRDQKQDNANNNEEFDLNANINNIISYCIDNQVNSPVEILRYMQQKLVQGRSLEITDIAVHDDRPTNFIMVDRANLIETGLEEIRELQNKLICLSVQFYGELAEDYGGPRKEFFQQIIREIKEKYFDCEINLFPLSDYYDIGIVFGLSLLQNGPFPQFLEEDDLQKIFFNEEPGKFNELRRAFKDLGIFQIVEAFPIMLHLFRPNPNATFTFKKLVNLLQPKWAAEGSNEHYRQKKLYPSLMKYLRQAHGGKRSGVSLPDVLRFVTGSEEEPLLGFALAPSIKFVPVMEEGRFLPTSNTCINQLQLPMESNAISLPDENALFGLYDLAFSSRFFGQI